The Streptomyces sp. NBC_00483 genome contains the following window.
CGAGGCGGCGCTGCGTGCTGCTGCTCGGGCCGACGGACCGGCTCACCCCGCATCCAAGGATCACGCCCATGAGGACGCACCCGACGTGACGCGGTGAGCCCTTCCTGCCCGTCATCGCTCGTGACCGGCAGGGTCGTGGTCGGTCCAGGTCGATACCTGGACCGACCCCAGGGGCCAGTGGCGGTCGGTGACGATGCCGGGGCTGCGCGCTTCCAGTTGCTGAATGAACTGGTCGTTCCAGCGCACCTGTTCCCGGTGCAGGGCCGGCCGTGACAGACGACCGACAGCAGGGTGGCAGGCAGCGATGACCTGTGCGAGGACGAGGGAGGTCTCCGCGTCGCTGGCGGCGTTGCTGGGTTTGTCGTGGTCGATGCCGTACCACTCGGCGACGTCTTGGAGGCGGTGCCCGCGGGAGTGGTCGATGTCCGCGTGCCGGTCGAGCACGAGGGGGTCGCAGATCGGTGACAGGCCGTGCGGGAGGCGGGTGGACAACGGGGTGAGTCCGTGCCGGGTCAACTCCGTCTCCAGGATGGTGAGTACGAACGGCGCGTACCAGACGACCAAGGGCTCCTTGGTTGCCAGATACTCGGTCAGAGTGGCCGCCAGCTCGCCCAGTGCCTCGGGGGCAGGTGTCCCTTTGGCGCGTGCCCGCTCCATCTTAATGCCGTGGTCCTTGTACGGTGCGACGGACAGCGGACCGGGGCCCGGGTCGACGAGCCAGGACCTTTGCGTCCCGTCAGTGGTGCACACCGCCGCACCCAGGATCCGGTCGACGGCGAAGCGGTTGCCGGTGGTCGCGATGTCCAGAGCCATGAGGCGGCGCCGATGCCAGCCCGGGTGGGGGAGACGGGGCGGTGGCGCGGGGTCACGGACGTGGTCACGGTGGTAGTGCACGTCCCTTCCGCCGGACACCTTGCGCACCACTACTCCCGTGTAGGCCGCGACAGCTTCCCCGCAGGTCTCGCACCGTCCGTCCCACCGGTTGGGCAGGAGTGCGGAGGGGTCCGAGGTGGTGCCGTCCGGGTCGGGTGTCGGGGCGTGCGCCGGGTGGTAGGTCACCCATCGCCCCCACGCACTGCGCAGCAGCGTGCCGGTCTCGGCTTCGACTTGCTCGCCGCAGCGGGCGCATGGGGCCGCGTACTGGTTCGTCCGTGCCGGACTGTTCACTTGCCACCTCGCCGCGCAATGCTCTGGGCCTGCCCCTCGTGCACGTCGTTCACCCACTCCCAGCCGGGCCTCGCCGATGCGCCGAGCCGTGGGTCGTCGGGAGTGAGGCCGTCCCGTAGGGCGTGTACGTACGCCCGGTCCTGGTGGATGCGTGTGCGTACCTGATCGGTGCCGGCGACGGACCCGTGGCCGGGGACGAGGACGTCGACGTCGTCCGCCACGTCCTCGAGCAGTCGCAGGCTCACCAGGTAATCGTCGATCGGGGTGGTGGACTCGTCGAGCATCGGGATCAGGACGTCGGAGAGCATGTCGCCCGCGACGAGAACCCTGCTGTGAGCGATCAACAGCGCCGCGTGGCCGGGTGCGTGGCCAGGGTGTTCGATGATTCGCACCTCGGGGCCGTCCCAAGGAATCCGTACGGTTCCGGCCGGCAGAGCCGTGATGAGGCCGAACAGGTCCAGTGGCGTTTCCAGGGCGATTTCCGGCGGTAGGCCCTCGGTGACTTGGGTCCTCCAGTCCGCGTGCGACAGCAGCTCTTCCATTTCCGCCGCGCAGCGGGCCGTGCCGTAGCGAGGTGCTTCGCCGAGTTCGGCGTGCCAGAGCACGTGATCCCAGTCGGGATGCGTCGAGAAGCCTGCGGTCACGGACTGGCCGAACTTGGCGAGGTCGTTCGCCAGGCAGAGCATTTCGTCGTCCGTGATTCCGGGGTCCACGAGCAGCACACCATCCGTGCCCTGCACGACAACGGTGTTGTTCTGGAGCAACTCGCTCTGGTGGACCAGTACCCCTTCCGCTACCTGCTTCAGCATGGGGAACCTCCCGTTTGTGGCCTGCGGCCGCTTGGTGAGACGTTAGCCCACTGCATCCCTTTTGTGATGTCCTCGGGCAAGGGCGGCCGTCGTCGGTTTCCCCCAACTCGCCCTTCCCGTCTGGCGTTTGTGCCGGGCGCTCAGGCGTCGGCGGGGGCCACCACCGAAGCGCGCGCGACGACTGGGCACTCCAGGCGCCGTACGTGCCCCGCCGGGACCGGTCCGCCGGACTCCACCGCGTCGAGCAGCGTGTCCACGGCCGCCGCGCCCATCGCGTGATGCGGCAGCGCCACGGTCGTCAGGGCCGGGACCAGGTGCGCGGCCATCTGGTCCTGGTCGTCGTACCCGACCACCGAAAGCCGCTCCGGCACGGAGATCCCCAGCCTGGCGGCGGCCAGCAACACCCCTGTCGCCACACGGTCGTTGGCGCACACCACGGCCGTCGGCGGCTTCGCCACGTCCAGCAGGCGCAGCGCGGCGGCGTACCCCTCGTCGATCTGCCAGCCGGCCCGCAGTCGCCGCCGGGCGCGCACCGGTACACCCGCCACGCGGAGTCCGTCGGCGAAGCCCAGGGCGCGGTCGTCGGCGGCGATGTTCCCTTCGGGCCCGCCCACCAGTGCGATGTCCCGGTGCCCGGCCGCGAGCAGCACGTCGACGGCGCCGCGCCCGCCGGCCCGCTCGTCCGCGACCACGGCGGCGTACGAACTCTCCTTGCGGGGAAGGCAGTTGGCGAGCACCGTGCGTGCCGGGTCCAGGCCCTCGGGGACGTCCGTCGCGTTGAGTTCCATGGCCGCGTAGACGAACCCGTCGACGCGGCGTGCCCGCAGCTCCGCGACCGCCTCGGCCTCCGCCGCGCTGTCACTGCCCGACTCCATCAGCAGCACCTGGTGTCCGCGCGCACGCGCCGCTTCCATCGCGCCGAGCACCATGCGTCCGGCGAAGGGGCTCGTGGCGATCGAGTCGCTGAGCATCCCGATCACACCCGTACGCCGCGCGCGCAGCGACCGCGCCACCTCGTCGGGCCGGTAGCCGAGTGTGTCCGCCGCCTCCTTGATGCGCTGCTGTGTCCGGGCCGACAGATTCCCCTCGGCCCGCCCGCTGAAGACGAACGACACGGCTGCACGCGAGACGCCGGCGAGCTGGGCGACGTCGCGGGCGGTGGGGCGCTTCACGCGGGGGCTCCTTCGAGGGCCGGGCGTCCACCCGGGCGCGACGACGTGCACGGGCGGACGGAGCGATGGGCCTCCAGTGTGCCGGATGGCGTCGTGGGGGTCCCTGTCGGCGGGGGCGTACGGTCCTGGCCGGGGGCCCCAGTCGCCGGGATGAAAGAGTTGGGTCTCCTGTTGAGCCCCCTGAACGATCGCAACGGCCTCCGCACCGAAGGTGAAACCCTGTGACCAGCATCGCGTATCAAGGCGAACATGCCTCCAACTCGGCGACCGTCGCCCAGAGGCTGTTCCCGGGGTGCACGGAACTGCCCTGCGTCGGCTTCGAGCAGGCGCTGGACGCGGTGACGCTGGGCACCGCCGACCTGGCGGTGATCCCGGTGGACAATTCCACGGCCGGCCGTGTCGCAGACGTGCACCATCTGCTCCCGGAATCGGGCCTGTTCGTGATCGGCGAGTACTTCCTCGCCATCCGGTTCGACCTCATGGGGGTGCCGGGGACGTCGCTCGGTCAGGTGGAGTGCGTCCGCAGCCATGTGCACGCGCTGGGGCAGTGCCGGAAGGTGGTGCGTGCGGGCGGGTGGCGTACGCGGGTCAGCGACGACACCGCGGGTGCCGCCCGCGAGGTGGCGGAACTGGGCGACCCGCGGCATGCGGCGCTCGCCCCGCCGGCCGCGGCCGGGCATTACGGTCTGGAGGTGTTGCAGGCCGGCGTCGAGGACGACCCGGACAACACCACGCGATTCGTCGTCCTGTCCCGTGACGCCGAATTCGCGCCCCTGGAGGGCGGGCCGACCATGACGAGCCTGTTCTTCGCCGTGCGGAACATCCCGAGCGCGCTGTACAAGGCGCTCGGCGGCTTCGCCAGCAGTGGGGTGAACCTCACCAAGATCGAGAGCTATCAGATGGGGGCGGGTCTCAACCCGAGCTGCTTCTACGTCGAGATCGAGGGGCATCCCGACGAGCCCCGTGTCGCGCTCGCCCTGCAGGAGCTGAGCTTCTTCTCGACCGAGGTCCGCGTACTCGGCGTCTATCCGGCCCACCCGCACCGGCTGGAGGAGCGGAACGTGTGAGGGGTGGCTGCCGGCGCCGCGGATAGACTCGTGCGCATGCAGGTATCGGCGTTGCCGGAGCCGGTCGAGCCGCTTCCGGAGCAGGGGGCGGCTCCCTTCACCATCACCGCCGGGTTCCGGATTCCCCGTGTTCCCACCGAGTGGGCGCCGCACTCGCACCCCTTTCACGAACTCGTCTGGGTACGTGGTGGAACGCTGACGTCCCGCGTCGGGGACCGCGTCTTCACCGTGTCCGAGGGGCACGGTCTGTGGATGCCCGCCGGAGTGGCGCACGGGGGCCGGTCGACGGCGGGTGCGCAGTTCCACGACGCCTTCTTCGCCCCGGACCGCACACCGTTCGCGGTCGGGGAACCGAAGGCGATCGCGATGACGCCGCTGCTCGAGTCGCTGCTGATCCATCTGTCCCGCACGGACCTCGACGAGGCGGCCAGGGCGCGGGCGGAGTCGGTCGTGTTCGACGTGCTCCGGCCGTCGGAGCGCCAGTTCGCCCTCCAGCTGCCCAACGACCCCCGGATCGATCCGATTGCCGAAGCCCTGCTGGACGACCCCGGAGACCCCCGCTCTCTGGAGGAGTGGGCGGGGCGCCTCGGGATCAGCGACCGGACGGTCACCCGCGCGTTCCGCCAGGCGGCCGGCCTCTCGTTCGCGCAGTGGCGGCAGCTGCTGCGGGTGCACCGCGCGCTGACGCTGCTCTCCGAGGGCTTCGATGTGCTGACGGTCTCCGAGACGCTGGGCTACGCCCGGTCCAGCTCCTTCATCGCCGCGTTCCGGCGGGTCATGGGCACCACGCCGGGCGCGTTCTTCGCGGCGGGCGACGGCGCCGACGCCGCCCCGGGTGATGTCCGGAATCCCGTATCGGGTGTCCAGAACGCGTGATTGTCGACGCGGCGGCCGGAATATAACCTGCTCGGAGTTAGGTAACCCTTAGTTGGTGCTCGACGTGCACGGCGCTGCCCGTACGCGGGTGAGTTCGCGGCCCGGCCGGTGACGGCCGGTCGGAGGGTGCCGCGCCTCCTGCCCTTCCGACCACCGGGATTCGTCGATGTTCACGCGCTCTCCTCGGCCCACCGAGCGTTCGGTTGCCGGGCCACCCGACGCGCCGGTGGGCGCCGCCCTCAACGGGCATGAGCTGGTGCTTCGTTACGACGGCAAGCCGGTCGTCCATGGTGTCTCGATCGATTTGGCGCCCGGCCGCGCGACCGCCCTCGTGGGGCCCAACGGCAGTGGCAAGTCCACGCTGCTGCGGGCGCTGTCCCGACTGCACCGGGTGGAGGGCGGCCGGGTGACGCTCGGCGCTCCCGACGGCCCGTCCGCGCGTGACGCGGCGCTGCTCAGTGCCCGCCAGTTCGCCCGTGAGGTCACGCTGTTCTCCCAGTCGAGGCCCGCGCCCCAAGGGCTGACGGTCTCGGAGGTCGTCGCCTTCGGGCGCCATCCCTACCGCCGCGGCTTCGCGGGGCCGACCGCCGAGGACCGGGCCGCCGTCGACCGTGCCATGGGTGTCACCGGCGTACGGGACATGGCGGGACGCCCGGTCGGGGAACTGTCCGGCGGCGAGATGCAACGTGTCTGGCTCGCGGCCTGCCTCGCCCAGGACACCGGCGTCGTCCTGCTCGACGAACCGACCAACCACCTGGACCTGCGCTACCAGTTCGAGACGCTCGACCTGGTGCGCGATCTCGTCGAGGAGCACGGCATCGCGGTCGGGATCGTGCTGCACGACCTCGACCAGGCGTCCCGTGTCGCGGACACGCTGGTCCTGATGCGCTCCGGCCGCGTGCACGCGGCGGGCGCACCCGCGGACGTCCTCACCGCCGAGAACATCGGCGAGGTCTACGACATCCGGGTCGACGTCAGCGTGGACGCCCGCACCGGCCGCCTGCGCATCGATCCCATCGGGCGGCACGCCGCCTGAGGCGGAACATCCGCCTCGCTCACCAACACGTACGTACTCCCAACGCGCACGTACGCCGACCCACACACGTACCTCGACACATCTCAAGAAAGAGGCCCCCTCATGAACCGTGCCCGTCTCCTGGCGGCGTCGGCCTCCACCGGGCTCGTCCTCCTCGCCGCGACGGCCTGCGGCACGACCGACGTCGACAAGGCCGTCAAGGCCGAGGGCGGGGCCAGTGCGTCGCCCGCGTCGAAGGACTGCGCCTCGGACACCACGGCCACCTCGACGAAGCCGGTCTCCTTCAAGGACGGCGTCGGCCGCACCGTGAAGCTCGACAAGCCCGCCAAGCGGATCGCGGTCCTGGAGTGGCAGCAGGTCGAGGACGCGCTGACGCTGTGTGTCACCCCCACCGCGGTGTCCGACGCGAAGGGCTACAGCACCTGGGTCAGCGCCGAGAAGCTGCCCAGCGGGGTGACCGACATCGGTACCCGCGAGGAGCCCGACCTCGACACCCTCTACGCGGCGAAGCCCGACCTCGTCGTGGTGGAGGGGTTCGACGCCGACGACGAGACCGTCAAGAAGCTGGAGAAGCGGAAGGTCCCCGTGATGGTCACCAAGGGGGCCGACCCGAAGGACCCGATCGGCAACATGCGGAACGTGTTCAGCATGATCGGCAAGGCGACGGGCCGCACCGAGCGGGCCGACCAGGTGCTCAAGGAGTTCGACGACCACCTGGCGACGGCGAAGAAGCAGGTCACCGACGCCGATCTGCCCACGAAGGACTTCCTGTTCTTCGACGGATGGCTGGAGGGCGGCAACCTCACCGTCCGGCCCTACAGCGACGGCGCCCTGTTCACCGAGATAGGCAAGGAGCTCGGCATGAACCCGGCGTGGACCAAGGCCGTCAACAAGAACCACGGGGACGGCGGCGTCGACAAGTCCTACGGGCTCGCCCAGACCGACGTCGAGGGACTCACCGCGGTGGGTGACGCCAACCTCTTCTACGCCAACGACGAAGGTGCGGGGGGCTACGTCGCGGCGCTGAAGAAGAACCCGATCTGGAAGACGATCCCGGCCGTGAAGGAAGGCCGCGCACACTCGTTCCCGGCGCGGGTGTGGGGCGCCGGCGGCCCGCGCTCCACCGAGCAGGCGATCGACGCGTACGTCGACGTACTCGACAAGAGGTGAGCGCGCCGCAAGAGGTGAGCGCGCCGCAAGAGGTGAGCGCGCCGCATGAGGTGGGCGCACCACACGAGGTGGGCCCGACGCACGAAGCGGGCGCGCCGCGCCGCCCCAAGGCGCCGGGTGCCACCGGGATCGCCCTCCTCGCGGCGCTCCTCCTCGCGACCGTCCTGGTGGGCATGTGGCATCTGACGCAGGGCACTTCGGGTGTCGGTGTCGGAGACCTGGTGCGGTATCTCACCGGCGGGCGGGAGCACACCGGTGGCGCGCCGGTCGGTGAGATCTTCACCGGCTCGCGCCTGCCGCGCCTGCTCGCGGGCGTGGCGGTCGGGTTCGCCCTCGGTGCCGCC
Protein-coding sequences here:
- a CDS encoding prephenate dehydratase, which gives rise to MTSIAYQGEHASNSATVAQRLFPGCTELPCVGFEQALDAVTLGTADLAVIPVDNSTAGRVADVHHLLPESGLFVIGEYFLAIRFDLMGVPGTSLGQVECVRSHVHALGQCRKVVRAGGWRTRVSDDTAGAAREVAELGDPRHAALAPPAAAGHYGLEVLQAGVEDDPDNTTRFVVLSRDAEFAPLEGGPTMTSLFFAVRNIPSALYKALGGFASSGVNLTKIESYQMGAGLNPSCFYVEIEGHPDEPRVALALQELSFFSTEVRVLGVYPAHPHRLEERNV
- a CDS encoding ABC transporter ATP-binding protein, with product MFTRSPRPTERSVAGPPDAPVGAALNGHELVLRYDGKPVVHGVSIDLAPGRATALVGPNGSGKSTLLRALSRLHRVEGGRVTLGAPDGPSARDAALLSARQFAREVTLFSQSRPAPQGLTVSEVVAFGRHPYRRGFAGPTAEDRAAVDRAMGVTGVRDMAGRPVGELSGGEMQRVWLAACLAQDTGVVLLDEPTNHLDLRYQFETLDLVRDLVEEHGIAVGIVLHDLDQASRVADTLVLMRSGRVHAAGAPADVLTAENIGEVYDIRVDVSVDARTGRLRIDPIGRHAA
- a CDS encoding helix-turn-helix domain-containing protein, whose protein sequence is MQVSALPEPVEPLPEQGAAPFTITAGFRIPRVPTEWAPHSHPFHELVWVRGGTLTSRVGDRVFTVSEGHGLWMPAGVAHGGRSTAGAQFHDAFFAPDRTPFAVGEPKAIAMTPLLESLLIHLSRTDLDEAARARAESVVFDVLRPSERQFALQLPNDPRIDPIAEALLDDPGDPRSLEEWAGRLGISDRTVTRAFRQAAGLSFAQWRQLLRVHRALTLLSEGFDVLTVSETLGYARSSSFIAAFRRVMGTTPGAFFAAGDGADAAPGDVRNPVSGVQNA
- a CDS encoding ABC transporter substrate-binding protein, coding for MNRARLLAASASTGLVLLAATACGTTDVDKAVKAEGGASASPASKDCASDTTATSTKPVSFKDGVGRTVKLDKPAKRIAVLEWQQVEDALTLCVTPTAVSDAKGYSTWVSAEKLPSGVTDIGTREEPDLDTLYAAKPDLVVVEGFDADDETVKKLEKRKVPVMVTKGADPKDPIGNMRNVFSMIGKATGRTERADQVLKEFDDHLATAKKQVTDADLPTKDFLFFDGWLEGGNLTVRPYSDGALFTEIGKELGMNPAWTKAVNKNHGDGGVDKSYGLAQTDVEGLTAVGDANLFYANDEGAGGYVAALKKNPIWKTIPAVKEGRAHSFPARVWGAGGPRSTEQAIDAYVDVLDKR
- a CDS encoding LacI family DNA-binding transcriptional regulator; protein product: MKRPTARDVAQLAGVSRAAVSFVFSGRAEGNLSARTQQRIKEAADTLGYRPDEVARSLRARRTGVIGMLSDSIATSPFAGRMVLGAMEAARARGHQVLLMESGSDSAAEAEAVAELRARRVDGFVYAAMELNATDVPEGLDPARTVLANCLPRKESSYAAVVADERAGGRGAVDVLLAAGHRDIALVGGPEGNIAADDRALGFADGLRVAGVPVRARRRLRAGWQIDEGYAAALRLLDVAKPPTAVVCANDRVATGVLLAAARLGISVPERLSVVGYDDQDQMAAHLVPALTTVALPHHAMGAAAVDTLLDAVESGGPVPAGHVRRLECPVVARASVVAPADA
- a CDS encoding MBL fold metallo-hydrolase; translation: MLKQVAEGVLVHQSELLQNNTVVVQGTDGVLLVDPGITDDEMLCLANDLAKFGQSVTAGFSTHPDWDHVLWHAELGEAPRYGTARCAAEMEELLSHADWRTQVTEGLPPEIALETPLDLFGLITALPAGTVRIPWDGPEVRIIEHPGHAPGHAALLIAHSRVLVAGDMLSDVLIPMLDESTTPIDDYLVSLRLLEDVADDVDVLVPGHGSVAGTDQVRTRIHQDRAYVHALRDGLTPDDPRLGASARPGWEWVNDVHEGQAQSIARRGGK